CGGGCGTGATTTCACCACGTTGTTCGGCGTGCTGGATCATTGACAGCGCCGCACGATCCTTCACCGAACCGGCAGGATTGTTGCCCTCCAGCTTTAGCCAGATCTCGCTGCCATTATCAGGCGTCAGGCGCTGTAGTTTAATCAACGGCGTATTGCCAATGGTGGTTTCCAGAGTCGTCACGATTTATTCCCGGCAGGCAAAATAACAGGGCGGGAAAATCCCGCCCAAACAAAATATGAGGCGTTAGAAAATATCAGGCGCTTTCGGCAAAGGCAACCGCGCGCAGCGGCGTATTGCCCTGGTAGAGACGCGCCTGTTGCAGGCCAACGTAAAGGCGCTCGCCGCGCTGCGGGGCGGTCTGGTCGCCATCAAACACCAGACTAAAAGGTTCCGTCTGCCAGCCTGCGGGCTGCACCAGCAGCTGCCAGAAGTGCCCGCGCGGACTGACTTCGAGGATCTGCACTGGCAGAGGGGTTTCCAGGCTGCTTTGCCGCGCCGCGTCAATCTCCCAGGGACGCAGGAATAGCTCGACTGCGCCCTGATGCGCTGGCGTATAGCCCAGCGGCCAGTGATGCGCGCCCACGTGGAACTGAGAGCCGTGTACCTCACCATCAAAGCGATTCACTTCGCCAAGGAACTCCAGTACGAAACGGCTGGCCGGTTCGCGCCACACATCGTCCGGCGCGCCGACCTGTTCGATATTGCCCTGGCTCATCACCACAACCCGATCGGCCACTTCCATCGCCTCTTCCTGATCGTGGGTCACAAATACGCTGGTAAATTTCAGTTCTTCATGCAGCTGACGCAGCCAGCGACGCAGCTCTTTACGCACCTGCGCATCCAGCGCGCCGAAAGGCTCATCCAGCAACAGAATTTGCGGCTCTACTGCCAGCGCGCGCGCCAGCGCCACACGCTGCTTCTGCCCGCCGGAAAGCTGGGCCGGATAGCGGTTTGCCAGATGACCCAGCTGTACCATCTCCAGCAGCTGCGTCACCTTTTGTTTGATCGCCGCCGCTGAGGGACG
This Mixta hanseatica DNA region includes the following protein-coding sequences:
- the cysA gene encoding sulfate/thiosulfate ABC transporter ATP-binding protein CysA; translated protein: MSIEIKQINKSFGRTRVLNDISLDIPSGQMVALLGPSGSGKTTLLRIIAGLEHQNSGQIRFHEKDVSRVHARDRQVGFVFQHYALFRHMTVFDNIAFGLTVLPRRERPSAAAIKQKVTQLLEMVQLGHLANRYPAQLSGGQKQRVALARALAVEPQILLLDEPFGALDAQVRKELRRWLRQLHEELKFTSVFVTHDQEEAMEVADRVVVMSQGNIEQVGAPDDVWREPASRFVLEFLGEVNRFDGEVHGSQFHVGAHHWPLGYTPAHQGAVELFLRPWEIDAARQSSLETPLPVQILEVSPRGHFWQLLVQPAGWQTEPFSLVFDGDQTAPQRGERLYVGLQQARLYQGNTPLRAVAFAESA